In Pirellula sp. SH-Sr6A, the DNA window GTTCGAAGACTCACTTCGCCGGGGTGAGCGACCGAAAATCGGCTCCGACGAAGGCCCACACTTAGGAACTCATTTCGCAACGCGAAACCGATGGCTGCTGCGCCCAAACATACAACCGATCGAAAAAAATATCCTAAACCCCCTTGCCCGACACAAGACTACATAGTCGTACGCCAGCACCAGTCGTTTCAGCCCCGGCGTGGTCTTGATTTCGGTTGTAGTGTTCGGTAGCGGCGGCCATGGTGGCTGCCGCGTTCATCCGATGGAGCACCGAACATGCAGCGTGACACTTTAAAGGCCCAGCTCTGGGATTCTTGCCTCGATCGTTTTCGATGATCAGGTTTCAGCATCTCTCAGTTCTGCCGAAACGCGAAGGTCAATCTACAAGTCTTCAGCTTTCGGTCCACGAGGCTTTTTGCGAGCCTTTTAGCCCCAAGGCCAGAGGTAAGCGTCCAAGACAGGAAGGTCGTGGAGGCTGGGCGGATTGGCCCTTGGTTTGCTGGCGTTTGGGCTTGGCGGTGAGAACCTACCACGAGCAAGAGCGTCGCGATAAGGCTGATACTGCAACGGTTCAAGCTGCAAAGCGACGAATTCGACGACAACTTCGAAAATCCAAATAGGGAATAGAGTGCCACGACGCACCCCTACCCGCGAGAAAATCAAACTATGCGTCGTGTGCGCTCACCTCGATAGATGGAGGAGATTCGGCAGATCCAAGTTCGAATGCGACGTAAGCGAATCCGCTTCGGGCAAGACAATGCTGGCCAAGCGATTGCCAACGAACTTGCCAACCCTGTCCGCAAGCGAATCGATCGAGACAATCCACACCCACTCGACGCTTCGGCGTCGTCGCACTCGACAAGAGTTGATGGCCCAGCGGACATTTCGATCCCCTCATCACAAGATCTCCGACGCTTGGCTCGTTGGAGGAGGTCGCTCTCTGCCGCCAGACGAAGCCTCCTAGGCCAAAGATGGACCCTTTTTTCTCGAAGAGCTTACTGAGTTCAATCGCGAAGAATTGGGATAAATTAGCCTCCGCGTGGAGAATACTAAACATGGGACTAGATTCCTTGCCCCTCTGGAGAGGAGATCCAGAATTGATTTCGGGATGGAACTGGATATAACATTAGGAGGTTATGGTTTCCAGCAGCAGCGATGGTGAGCGCACGTTTCGCCATTTCTTGTCCACGTACATCGCTATAGTCGACTTCGTATTTCGAAAAGGCTTCAAAGATCTCGTTCAATTTCGAAGGAACCGGCTCGATCGAAAGCTCCCCGCGGAAGAAACCGACGGCCTCTTGGAGCGAATGCACCGGGATGATTTCCAGCGATTCAACTACTGCCGCTTCTTGAGCGTTCTCCGCAGGAACGATCATCCCTTTGATGCCAGGTTGCTTGGAGGCCGCCATCGCCATGGAGAGAACTCCTTTCACGCGACGCATTTGACCTTCCAAGGAAAGCTCGCCAACAGCGGCATACTCCCCTAGCAGATTCGACTGCAGTTGATTCGAGACGGCGAGAATGCCTAGCGAAATGGGCAGATCGAAACTGGAAGCTTGCTTCGGCAATTCGGCGGGTGCAAGGTTGATGACAAGGCGATCGTGGGGGATACGAAAGCCCGCGTTGACCATTGCCCGTTCGACGCGGTGTGTGCTTTCCTTCACCGCTTGTTCGGGCAGACCGACGAGAATCGTCTTAGGCAAAGCGGCTGTTGAAAGATCGACCTCTACCTCAACGGGCAAGGCCTCGATTCCCAGCAGGGAATAGGTCTGTAGTTTTGCTAACATGGTGGGCGTGAAACAAAGAAGGGCGTGGCGTTCGGGATCCCCCCATCCTATCACCCCGTCGCAAGAAATGGAATCTTCTTGCGCCGCCCTTTCTGCCAAGGATTGGTCGACGGCTCCGATCAGCGAGTGGTCGGCCTATGGCGAGAAACCACCCGCTCTAATCTCCTATCCCGGACATCCCCACTCGTCTTCCTCCTCCGCGTTTCTCCGCGATCTCCGCGGTAAATCCTTCTTCGCCCCGTTGCTCCAGAACTCTACCCAGAGCTTATCACTCTCGCTGCTCTTGTTTTAATCCAGCAGACAATCGACCGCAGTGGAAGCGGAGGAGCGCGGAGTTTGTCCCGAGGAGTTGGTGACAATGCGTGCCTGCAGCGGCGATTTTGGGTCACATGGATTAGGTTTTAGCAACAAACGGATTCACCTTATGAGCAGCTCAGATCGGCATGCGAGCTACCGATGAGTCTCAGTCGGTGTGAGCCAATCGCCGCTTCGTTCGCAATTTCAAGTGGGTTTGGAAAAGCTTGTTCCGGGCTGACGCGGGAACGCAATGGCACTTCATTTGCCGTCATCCCATTCGTTTACCGCAAGCTGATCCATGATTCCGCTTGATGTTTGAAGATATGACAGATCCATGCGTCCTGGTCGCGAGCTTTCTCGATAGACCAGTCATAATTTGCAACGGCTTCATCGAACAAACTACGACTTCTCTCCGACGCCTTTTGTTGGGCAGCGATCATGGAACGAAGCAGTTTGGGAACTGGACCTAGTACGGGCGCGGCATCGCCCACGAGTATGGCCTCGGCCTGGGCATGGGCCGACTGTCGAAATAGAAGAAGCGCTTTTACAAACTGAAAATGCGGATAAGTGCCACCGGCCGATTGCTTATTAAGCTTGGTTGCATGGTTTGCGAGCGATTCGATTACGGTCAAGTCATGGGGTGAGCATGGGAGCACGAGGCATGCGCGAGCAATCCTCTCCGCTTCGTATGGATTGGTGGTACTCCCGAATCGATCTAAGAGTGCTTGCCGATGCTGCTCGTATGCAGTCGTATTACCCAAGAACAAACACAATTCGGCGAGCCCGTAACAATCAGCGTGTTGATAGCCGTCCCCCAACGCGTTTTCCCAGACCTGCGAGGCTCGACTGTGTTGGTTGTCGCGAATCAGGCAGTTTCGGTACTCGCGATTAACCCGCTTGCTGAATGGTTCGATTTCTTGGGCTGCAGCGTGCGCAATCAGGGCAGACTGAACATCTCCGATTGCTTCACAGCTTTTACCTTGCAGAGATAGAAGATTCACGTCACGAGGAAGACGCTCGCGGAGTCTTGGTAATTGTTCCAAGAGTTCCGCATGGCGTCCCGCCTCAGAAAGAGTCTCCAGTAAACGTACTCGAATCGATTCCATGTCTGGTTCCAAGGCGATTGCTCGTTTGAAGTGGGCAATGGCATCGTCATAGTATTTGAGTGTCGATAATCCAACAGCCAGATTATTATGAACGATTGAAGCGTCAGAACGAATTGCTTCTGCGGCCCGATAGTAGCCTATCGCCTCCTGAGGTTTACCAAAATACATCAACGTATTAGCAATTCGCAGGTTGATCCAAAAATCGTGAGGTGCGAATCGCTGGACTGCTTTTAAGAATCGTAGCCGCGACTGCTCTGAACAAACTTGGCGTGCTTCGATCGACATCAAGTATGGGACGGCGCTGCTGCTGGGAGGTGCACTCTCCAGCAATTGATCCAGTGCAGAATGCTCTTCAAATATGGTTGGGGAACGAGCGGCGATTCGCCAATCACGAGCGCTGGTATTGATTGCCATGGCCAGTTCTTCCAACCATCGAACATTTTCTTTACTAGGCGCGCACGTGGACCAATGATCCAGTGCACCGACTAACGTTAGGGCAATGGGAGATGCTTGAATCTGACTGACCAATTGCGATTGATCACCTCCCAGCTTCTCCAATCCAATCGTTTGAAATAGTCTGAGATACACTTCATGCGCTCTAGTGAGATCCAGCTGCTCATTTCCCACATCAAGAGCGTTTAGGCGCACTGACTCCAATTCGTTTCCAAGTTTTGACCATTTAGAAATCGAATGAAACTCTTTGGTAAAAATGCTATCCACGGAGTTCATCAACGATTGTGCATTCGTCGTCTGTCGAGCCGCTTCACGCCAGTTTCCTGATTCGAGCGCGACCAAGGCCTCATTTAGCAATGCTTCCGTTCTCGCTGCGGTCCTCGTGGCTTCCTCTTGTTTCCTCGTGTTCCATTCCGAACGGTCGATAGCCAGTTGTATTTGCATCGCGAGAATGAAAATACCGGCTACTAACAGCATGCAAACCGTCAAACTACGCAATGGGTTTCTTCTTGCTCGCCGAAGGAAGCTGGAAAGTATCGTATCGGGTTGCGCAATGGTGGCTCGGCCATTCAGAAATCGATCCAAGTCATCAGCCAAATGGGCAGCCGAGACGTACCGTTCATTTGGGAGCTTGCGTAAACACTGAATACAAATAGCGCTCAGCTCTCTGGGGACTTGGGGAACAAGCACCGACGGGGAAACGGGCTCTGAGTGAAGCACAAGAGATAAAGTCTCCGCGTTGGAATCGGCCAAGAAGGGTGGCCGAGATGTAAGCGCTGCAAAAAGAACCGCACCCAATGAATAGATATCAGTCGAGACTCCCATACATTCCGTATCGCCGCGTGCTTGTTCGGGCGACATGTATCTCGGAGTACCTATCGCAGTCCCCGCTTGTGTAAGGCTGTCATTATGTGTCGACAAACGAGCCAATCCAAAATCAGACAGCTTAGCTTCTCCAGTTTCTGTTAACAGCACATTGGATGGCTTGATATCCCTGTGTATCACTCCCTGCTGGTGAGCGAAATGTACTGCTTTCGCAAGTTGACTAACGAGCAGAGCGGCCTCGCGAGGTGGCAATGGGCCTTTGACCAGCTGGGCTTCGAGCGTTGATCCTAGCACGTACTCCATGGTGAAATAGGGAGTTCCCGAGCACTGGCCAAACTCAAAGACTTTAACTACACCTGGATGATCAACCGCAGCTACTGCTTCGGCTTCGCGCGCAAATCTGGCATGCTCCGTTGTCGTTGCCGAAGACGCGGCGTGCAGCGTCTTAATCGCTACACTTCTATTTAAGCTCTTCTGGTGGGCTCTGTAGACAGCCCCCATGCCTCCCTGCCCGATCAGCTCAAGTATCTCGTAGCCGGGAATTCGCAATTCCGGCGGTGGGCAGTTCGACTGAGGATGGATCGGTAACCAGCAATCCAATTCCGATTCCATTTTGCGAATATTCCGCACGTATCTCTTCAGGCCATTTGCAAGGTGAGGATGCTGTATGCAAGCCTCTTCCAACGTGAGTTTCGACTCGCAGATAGCATCTACGATCGCAAGAATCGATTCGTCCTTCAAGATGGAATCTTCTGGCATTGCAGTCACGACTTGTTGCTATGCACTTTCCGGACGAGCGGGCAATTCGATCTTGGCCGACAACGTGGCGAGCGCACGATGCATTCGCCGACGGACGGTCATTTCCGAGACCTCTAGTATCCCGGCGCATTCAGCTACACTCAGCCCTTGAATTCTCACCAAGTCGAACGCTTCTTGTTGTTCACTGGGCAACTCGTCTATAGCCGCCAAGATACGTTTACAAGAGTCAGAAAGTGGAGAGCCAGATGAATCACCTGCGGCATGCTGATCTGGATCCAACATTCGCTGGATGTCTCGGTCAGCGATTGACCTTGCAAATTCGTTGAGTTGCCATCGAATGTGTTGATTCGCGATGCCAAAGAAATGGCGTACCGAAGTTGGCCGAACATCTCGGAGTGACTTCAACAGCCTTTCAACGACGACGCTCAAGAGTTCGTCGGCATGCAAATTCAAAGGCGGTCGAGTCAACCTCGGGTACTCGCGATACAAGCTATTGTTGCATAAACGAACCAATCGGTTGACAGACTGATCGATCAATGCTCGGAGCGGCTCAGGAAACTCGCCGGTCGGCCCGAACTGCCTCAGATGATCGAGGTGAGACTGAAGAATTGCGGTAGTGTTTCCTGATGCTATGGCTGGTGTCCTTCCACAAAGTAACCACCGTTAGGATCGCTGTGTTAGCTCCCTCCGCTTAGTTAGTGTAGAAACCGCCTATTCGAGTGTCAACCGAGCCACGGTCGGCGGTGTCCCCACCTTTAGTCGATGAGAAAACATGAAGAAGAGACTTGAAAACAAGGTTGCTGTCGTAACCGGTTCTTCGAAGGGTATTGGTGCAGCCATTGCCAAGAAGATTGCGGAGGAAGGCGCAAGCGTAATTGTTAATTTCACGAGAAGCAACCGTGACGCGGACCATGTGGTCAATCAGATTCAATCGCAAGGTGGGTCGGCTACGGCAGTTCAAGCTGATATCTCGGAGCAAGCCGGGTGCGATCGACTTTTTGACAAATGCCATGAACAGTATGGAAGGCTCGATATACTCGTCAACAACGCTGGAATCTATCTTCCTGCCTCTCTCGGTCAAATCAATGCCGATCACTTTCATAAGCAATTCAATCTAAACGTGCTCGGCCTAATTTTGGCGACTCAAACGGCGCTCAAGCTCATGGCGGACAAAAGCGTAATCGTCAACGTAAGTTCCGTCGTAAGTACACTTTCACCGCCACACATGTCAGTCTATAACGCGACCAAAGCGGCCGTTGATAGTCTAACGAGGACGTTCGCTAAAGAATTGGCAGACAGGGATATCCGCGTCAATTCCGTGAACCCCGGCCTGATCGCCACGGAGGGGACAAAAGAAGCAGGCATCGTATTGGACGGCCAATTGGAGATCCCCAACCTAGGCAAGATTGGCTTGCCGGAGGACATTGCAGATGGAGTCGTGTTTCTTGCCTCCGACGAGTCGCGATGGATGTCAGGTCAATCGATAGTTATGAATGGTTCACCCTGACCAGCGTTGCGTGATTTTTACCATTCGCCTTCCCATCGCCCCCCCCAGGAGCTGCACATGAGCTTTATTTCACTATTAACTGTTGGCCACGTCGTGATCAGTTTGGTCGCAATTGCACTCGGTCCATCAGCAACAAAGTCTATTATCAATGGCCGTAATCGAAGCAAAAGCGTTACAGTATATTTTCTCTTTACTGCACTTACGCCCCTAACCGGTTTTGCGTTTCCCATTGTGCGATTCACGCCGGGAATTGCTTTCGGATTACTGACGATACTGCTGCTGATCCTGGCGAGCGTGGCTATCCGAAAAGCAGACGCGAACAAACGTTGGCATTTTGCGTTTTTGATGTCTGCTTTGGTAACCTTGTATCTTAACTGTGTGGTGCTAGTCGTCCAAAGTTTTCAGAAAATCTCGGTATTGAAGACTCTAGCGCCAACCCAATCTGAACCACCGTTTCTCGCTGCTCAAGTGATACTCTTGCTGGGAATCTCCTTTGTGTCGTGGCGAGGCTACCGAGCGATCTTTCATGGCAAGAGCATATCGATCGACTCCAATTCGTGAGGTTGTGAAGAACCTATTGAGCTCCTCTACATGTTCATGCGGGCCGTTGGTTTCGCAACCGCCCGCTTCAATGTCCTTTCGTCAATATCTTCTCGCGTCTTCCCTCCGCGCTGCTCCGCCATCTCCGCGGTTCAGCCATCTCCGACTTACGGCTCCAGAACTCTATCCAGAGCTTATCGCTCTCGCTGCTTTGGTTTGAATTCAGCGGAGGTTCAACCGCGGAGGAAGCGGAGAAGCGCGGAGTTGGTCTTAAGGAGTTATTCACAATGAGTACGTTCCAACGAGGTCGTTGAATAGCCGCCTATTCTTGCCTTCGCTCCTCTGCCTTGCGCCCTAGCGCCTTGGCGAGAACCACCCGCTCCACACTTCTATCCTCAACATCCCCACCCATCTTCCCTCCGCGCTTCTCCGCCATCTCCGCGGTTCATCGTTCTTCGCCCCGCTGGTTCATCTGAGACCACGCGCCAGGAGGTCCGAGCGACAAATGGAAAATCTGGATATACGGCTAAGGCATGGGGATCGTGATCACAAGCCCCGAGGTCCGCGGATTGGTGTTGGTCCGATTCTTGACATGGCACTTCAAGCATTGGGACGCTAAACGGATCGGGCCAGCGAACTGGTAGAGCCCCTCTCCAACGTTCTCGGAATAACTAGTCCCCTTGGCCAGTTCTCTTACCGCTTTCTTCTCGAACTCCGTCTTGGCTTGATGATCCACGTTCACCACGTCTGCGTCGACGGTAAGCCAACGCAATTCGACCTGGAAACTCTTCTTCATCTCGACAAAGACGTCGTCCAGCGAGGAAGAGGGAATCGCAGACGGGGTTTCGTCATCGAAAAGATCCCGATGCATGACTTGCAACGAACCGTTGATCAACTCGTACATCAAGAATGCGCGCGACCTGGCCTCCTTCACCGTTGCAGGACCTTGGTATGGCCCGCTTTCTGTTTGGTCCTCTTGGTTTACCTCGAGGGCAAACGGGTCGATCCAAAGAACGGTTGGACCAAGGAGCCCCACGATCCAACAGGCAGAGAAAATCCAACGCATGTTCTTCTCCATGCTCGAGATGTGCCGAACTACTAGATCGCTTGTTTAGGACCGAAAAACTCGCAATGCGTGCGACCGCGATCGACCGACATTCCATCCAATAGCGATTGGATATGGACCATAAACGGCTTAGGCCCGCAAAAGAAGAACTCAGCTTCTGGAAACGGAGCAAGGTTCGAGATGCACGCCGAGTCGATGAGCCCCGAAGCGTGGCAA includes these proteins:
- a CDS encoding ATP-binding protein codes for the protein MPRRTPTREKIKLCVVCAHLDRWRRFGRSKFECDVSESASGKTMLAKRLPTNLPTLSASESIETIHTHSTLRRRRTRQELMAQRTFRSPHHKISDAWLVGGGRSLPPDEAS
- a CDS encoding SDR family NAD(P)-dependent oxidoreductase: MKKRLENKVAVVTGSSKGIGAAIAKKIAEEGASVIVNFTRSNRDADHVVNQIQSQGGSATAVQADISEQAGCDRLFDKCHEQYGRLDILVNNAGIYLPASLGQINADHFHKQFNLNVLGLILATQTALKLMADKSVIVNVSSVVSTLSPPHMSVYNATKAAVDSLTRTFAKELADRDIRVNSVNPGLIATEGTKEAGIVLDGQLEIPNLGKIGLPEDIADGVVFLASDESRWMSGQSIVMNGSP
- a CDS encoding DUF3365 domain-containing protein encodes the protein MRWIFSACWIVGLLGPTVLWIDPFALEVNQEDQTESGPYQGPATVKEARSRAFLMYELINGSLQVMHRDLFDDETPSAIPSSSLDDVFVEMKKSFQVELRWLTVDADVVNVDHQAKTEFEKKAVRELAKGTSYSENVGEGLYQFAGPIRLASQCLKCHVKNRTNTNPRTSGLVITIPMP
- a CDS encoding protein kinase domain-containing protein, coding for MPEDSILKDESILAIVDAICESKLTLEEACIQHPHLANGLKRYVRNIRKMESELDCWLPIHPQSNCPPPELRIPGYEILELIGQGGMGAVYRAHQKSLNRSVAIKTLHAASSATTTEHARFAREAEAVAAVDHPGVVKVFEFGQCSGTPYFTMEYVLGSTLEAQLVKGPLPPREAALLVSQLAKAVHFAHQQGVIHRDIKPSNVLLTETGEAKLSDFGLARLSTHNDSLTQAGTAIGTPRYMSPEQARGDTECMGVSTDIYSLGAVLFAALTSRPPFLADSNAETLSLVLHSEPVSPSVLVPQVPRELSAICIQCLRKLPNERYVSAAHLADDLDRFLNGRATIAQPDTILSSFLRRARRNPLRSLTVCMLLVAGIFILAMQIQLAIDRSEWNTRKQEEATRTAARTEALLNEALVALESGNWREAARQTTNAQSLMNSVDSIFTKEFHSISKWSKLGNELESVRLNALDVGNEQLDLTRAHEVYLRLFQTIGLEKLGGDQSQLVSQIQASPIALTLVGALDHWSTCAPSKENVRWLEELAMAINTSARDWRIAARSPTIFEEHSALDQLLESAPPSSSAVPYLMSIEARQVCSEQSRLRFLKAVQRFAPHDFWINLRIANTLMYFGKPQEAIGYYRAAEAIRSDASIVHNNLAVGLSTLKYYDDAIAHFKRAIALEPDMESIRVRLLETLSEAGRHAELLEQLPRLRERLPRDVNLLSLQGKSCEAIGDVQSALIAHAAAQEIEPFSKRVNREYRNCLIRDNQHSRASQVWENALGDGYQHADCYGLAELCLFLGNTTAYEQHRQALLDRFGSTTNPYEAERIARACLVLPCSPHDLTVIESLANHATKLNKQSAGGTYPHFQFVKALLLFRQSAHAQAEAILVGDAAPVLGPVPKLLRSMIAAQQKASERSRSLFDEAVANYDWSIEKARDQDAWICHIFKHQAESWISLR
- a CDS encoding magnesium chelatase domain-containing protein — translated: MLAKLQTYSLLGIEALPVEVEVDLSTAALPKTILVGLPEQAVKESTHRVERAMVNAGFRIPHDRLVINLAPAELPKQASSFDLPISLGILAVSNQLQSNLLGEYAAVGELSLEGQMRRVKGVLSMAMAASKQPGIKGMIVPAENAQEAAVVESLEIIPVHSLQEAVGFFRGELSIEPVPSKLNEIFEAFSKYEVDYSDVRGQEMAKRALTIAAAGNHNLLMLYPVPSRNQFWISSPEGQGI
- a CDS encoding RNA polymerase sigma factor; this translates as MIDQSVNRLVRLCNNSLYREYPRLTRPPLNLHADELLSVVVERLLKSLRDVRPTSVRHFFGIANQHIRWQLNEFARSIADRDIQRMLDPDQHAAGDSSGSPLSDSCKRILAAIDELPSEQQEAFDLVRIQGLSVAECAGILEVSEMTVRRRMHRALATLSAKIELPARPESA